The following are encoded in a window of Impatiens glandulifera chromosome 5, dImpGla2.1, whole genome shotgun sequence genomic DNA:
- the LOC124939271 gene encoding cytochrome P450 76T24-like, translated as MDIIPLVLCSVLFILFLNASVSHFRRRKLPPGPIGLPIFGNLFQVGPKPHVSFARLAKKYGPIMSLRLGSVTSVVVSSPEIAREILQKHDDVFCERAIPDAAKGQANFHISMVWLPAGNRWRMLRQAMHNHLAHKHKLDSLVDLRHKAARELVEHVKEVSQRRCGENGEMSAVAIGNLAFSTALNQMSNVCFSQNVAEYESNEILGFMKAVKTIMHVGGKFNISDLFPWLKTMDPQGIRRKTKKAYDWLEARVDIFLNQRMDQIRNSNLSFNSTHDHDDLLHSFMDCGLKDPDFNTQQLKVLLIELMVAGSDSTSITAEWVMAKLLLNPDIMKKLRQEISEIVGTKGKIEEIDVLNLPYLQAVIKETMRLRFAVPFLMPHKSNEEVEVNGYVIPRNTQIFINAWAIARDPSYWEVPEKFIPERFLNSTVDFKGQHFGFIPFGAGRRICPGMPVAHRMVSLIVASLVYHFDWKLPKGTTIDSLDMDDLFGITLPKATPLLAIPTFLN; from the exons ATGGATATTATTCCTTTGGTTCTCTGCTCTGTACTCTTTATCTTATTTCTCAATGCATCTGTCTCCCACTTTAGAAGAAGGAAGCTTCCCCCAGGTCCTATTGGCCTGCCCATCTTTGGAAACCTTTTTCAG GTTGGGCCGAAGCCACATGTGTCGTTTGCGAGACTGGCTAAAAAGTACGGTCCAATAATGTCCCTACGGCTCGGTTCCGTCACATCGGTGGTTGTTTCTTCCCCGGAGATTGCCAGAGAGATATTACAGAAGCATGATGATGTTTTCTGTGAAAGGGCAATACCAGACGCTGCCAAGGGCCAAGCTAATTTCCACATCTCCATGGTTTGGCTTCCTGCCGGCAATAGGTGGCGGATGCTCCGGCAAGCAATGCACAATCACTTAGCACACAAACATAAGTTGGACTCTTTAGTGGACTTGCGGCATAAGGCTGCTAGAGAGCTGGTGGAACACGTGAAGGAGGTTTCTCAACGCCGCTGCGGGGAGAATGGAGAGATGTCTGCCGTGGCTATCGGAAACTTGGCTTTTTCCACTGCTCTTAACCAGATGTCAAATGTTTGCTTCTCGCAGAATGTGGCGGAATATGAATCCAATGAGATTCTG GGGTTTATGAAGGCCGTGAAGACAATTATGCATGTAGGAGGGAAGTTTAACATATCCGACTTGTTTCCTTGGCTCAAGACAATGGATCCTCAAGGCATTAGGCGGAAGACCAAAAAAGCTTATGATTGGCTTGAGGCAAGGGTTGATATCTTTCTCAACCAGAGGATGGATCAGATTCGTAATTCCAACCTTTCTTTTAACTCTACACATGACCATGATGATCTTTTGCATTCCTTTATGGACTGTGGGCTTAAAGATCCGGATTTTAATACTCAACAACTCAAAGTCTTACTTATT GAGCTAATGGTAGCTGgatctgattcaacatcaatcACTGCAGAATGGGTAATGGCAAAACTTCTTTTGAATCCAGACATAATGAAAAAACTTCGCCAAGAGATATCCGAGATTGTTGGTACAAAAGGGAAGATAGAAGAAATAGACGTCCTTAATCTCCCATACTTACAAGCTGTAATTAAGGAAACAATGAGGCTTAGGTTTGCAGTTCCATTTCTAATGCCCCACAAGTCCAATGAAGAAGTTGAAGTTAATGGTTATGTGATCCCAAGGAACACACAAATATTCATAAATGCTTGGGCCATTGCTAGAGATCCAAGCTACTGGGAAGTCCCAGAAAAGTTCATACCGGAGAGATTTCTCAATTCAACAGTGGATTTTAAAGGGCAGCATTTTGGTTTCATTCCATTTGGTGCTGGTCGTAGAATTTGCCCTGGGATGCCCGTGGCTCATCGCATGGTAAGCCTTATAGTTGCGTCATTGGTTTATCACTTCGATTGGAAGCTTCCAAAAGGCACCACAATAGATAGCCTAGACATGGATGATCTCTTTGGCATCACACTTCCAAAGGCCACACCTTTGCTTGCAATACCtacttttcttaattaa